One segment of archaeon BMS3Bbin15 DNA contains the following:
- a CDS encoding coA binding domain protein, translating to MNEIERILRESRNIAVVGCSTNPAKEAHKVPLYMKMQGYKIIPVNPFAEEILGEKAYKKLEDIPGEIDIVNVFRPAEEAPGIAEEAIGKKAKVLWLQLGIYNKEAGEKAEKAGLKVIMNRCIKREHERLIGSK from the coding sequence ATGAATGAAATTGAGAGAATCCTGAGAGAGAGTAGAAATATAGCTGTTGTGGGCTGTTCTACAAATCCTGCCAAGGAAGCTCACAAAGTACCTCTATATATGAAGATGCAAGGCTATAAGATTATACCTGTAAATCCTTTTGCAGAGGAAATTCTCGGAGAGAAGGCATACAAAAAGCTTGAGGATATACCGGGCGAGATAGACATAGTAAATGTCTTCAGGCCAGCTGAAGAGGCCCCGGGTATAGCAGAAGAAGCTATTGGAAAAAAAGCAAAGGTACTGTGGCTCCAGCTCGGTATATATAATAAGGAGGCAGGTGAAAAAGCAGAGAAAGCTGGCCTTAAGGTTATAATGAACCGCTGTATAAAACGGGAGCATGAAAGGCTCATAGGCTCCAAATAG